The sequence AGCCCGCTGCTCTCGTACCTGGTGCTGGTGGTGGCGTTCCTGCTGGAGGGCTTCTCGCTGCGGACCGGGCTGAAGCAGGTCCGCGAGGAGGCCGTGCGCCTCGGCGCGCCCGCCCGGCACTACTTCCGGCGCACCCCGGACACCGCGGTCAAGGCCGTGGTGATGGAGGACTCGGCCGCCCTGCTGGGCCTGCTGCTCGCGGCGGGCGGGCTGCTCGGCGGCCAGCTGACGGGCTCCGGGGTGTGGGACGGCATCGCCTCGCTGCTGATCGGTGTGCTGCTGGTGTACGTGGCCTGGGTGCTCGGCCGGTCCAACGTCCAGCTGCTGATCGGCCGGCCGGTGTCGGCGCCGATGCGGGAGGGCATCCGGGAGGAGCTGCTCGCGGTGGACCACCTCATCTCCGTACTGGAGCTGACCACGCTCATCCAGGGGCCGGACGAGATCCTGGTCGCCGCGAAGGTCGACTTCCTGGACACGGTCAGCGCCGAGCAGGTCGAGACGGCCTGCGAGCAGGCCGAGCGACGGCTGCGGGAGCGGTACGCGTCCATCAAGCGGGTGTACCTGGACCCCACGTCGGGCCGGGAGGCGCGCCGCCGGGCCGCCGCCGCCCGCGCGGCCCGGGAGGACCGGGAGGAGGGCGCCTGAGTCCCCTCAGAGCAGCCCCGCCGCGTCCAGCAGATAGTCCGTCATCGGGTCGTAGAAGCGCGGGTCCAGCACATGGTCGTCGAGCGGGACGGCGACCTGGAGTGTGCCCTCGGACTCCCCGAGGAACAGCGCCGGGTCGTTGCAGTCCGCGTAACCGATGGCGTCCAGGCCGCGCTGCGCCGCGCAGCCGGCCCAGCCGTGGTCGGCGACGACCAGGTCGGGCAGCGGGCGCCCCTCCCGCTCCAGCCCGTCCAGGACGGCGGCCATCGGGGCCGGGGAGTGGGTGTGCCAGAGCGTCGCGCCGCGCTCCTGCACGGCGACGTCCGCGAACTGGAAGACCATGCCCTCGTCGGCCATCAGCCCGCCCGGAATCCGTACGATCTCGCAGCCGGCCGCCCGCAGCGCCTGCGCCGTCTGCCGGTGCACGTCGAGCAGGCCGCCGGGATGGCCGGTGGCGAAGAGGACCCGCTCGGAGCCCTCGGCGGCCTTCCGCAGCCGGGCGGCTGCCCGGTCCAGGGCGTCGACGGTCAGCTCGGGGTCGATGGTGTCCTGCCCGAACCGGTGCTCCGGGTCGTCGCTGACCCCGCAGCGCTCGGCCATCACGGCCAGCACGTCCTGCTCGTCGCGCCACCGGTCGCCCAGCTCCAGACCCAGCCAGTAGTACCGGTCGCCGTTGGCCAGGCTCCGGTAGTGGGCGAGGTTGTTGTCGCGCGGGGTGGCGACGTCCCCCGCGATGCGCGTACGGACGAGGTGTTCGACGAGGGCGGCGCGGCTGGGTATCGGCATGGGGTCATTGTGCCGTGACGGGTGCGCGGCGTCCCGGCCGTCCGGCGGCCGGATGTTGAGTGATCGTTCACCCGGCCGTGACCTGGAACTTTCCGCTCCGCCCGGCCCACCGGCGTGAAATGGGTATAGACCACTGACTTTGCGCCAACCCCTGTCCGATTCACCGGCGGACGCCAAGTGGTCTATACCTTTGGCACTAGGCTGGGTCACCCGATACCGGGACATGCACAGCCGTGGGGGGCTTTATGACCGTGCATCACTTGCCGCAACCTCCGTCCGACCGCGAGCTCTACTGGTACTTCGGGCCGCAGCGCCGCTGGGTCCTGATCAGTTCCTCGCTCGCCTTCGTGCTCACGGCGGCGACCATGCTCACCTTCGCCCTGCGCACCCCGGCCCTCTGGGCCTTTCTCGCGGTGCTCTCCCTGAACGTCGTCGCGCTCGCGCTCTCGTCGGTCAACAGCCTGCGCGCCCGCCGGCTGACCCGGCGTTCGCACGAAGTCCTCGTCCATGCCTGGAACCCGCCCGAACTGCCCACCGTCGACCTCTATCTGCCGACCTGCGGGGAACCGCTCGCCGTCCTGGAGAACGCCTACCGCGCGGTCGCCGCCCTGGACTGGCCGGACGCGCTCACCGTCTGGGTGCTGGACGATGCCGACAGCCCCGAGGTGGCCGCGCTGGCCGGCGCGTACGGCTTCCGCTACGTCGTCCGGC is a genomic window of Streptomyces sp. NBC_00708 containing:
- a CDS encoding cation diffusion facilitator family transporter — its product is MTDAKSSGGGSTFTVVVAALANLGIAVAKAVAGLISGSSAMLSEAAHSVADTVTEVLLLTALKRSEKPADEDHPLGYGPERYIWALLASVATFVGGAVFSIYDGVHTLLAGEDLGSPLLSYLVLVVAFLLEGFSLRTGLKQVREEAVRLGAPARHYFRRTPDTAVKAVVMEDSAALLGLLLAAGGLLGGQLTGSGVWDGIASLLIGVLLVYVAWVLGRSNVQLLIGRPVSAPMREGIREELLAVDHLISVLELTTLIQGPDEILVAAKVDFLDTVSAEQVETACEQAERRLRERYASIKRVYLDPTSGREARRRAAAARAAREDREEGA
- a CDS encoding phosphatase — encoded protein: MPIPSRAALVEHLVRTRIAGDVATPRDNNLAHYRSLANGDRYYWLGLELGDRWRDEQDVLAVMAERCGVSDDPEHRFGQDTIDPELTVDALDRAAARLRKAAEGSERVLFATGHPGGLLDVHRQTAQALRAAGCEIVRIPGGLMADEGMVFQFADVAVQERGATLWHTHSPAPMAAVLDGLEREGRPLPDLVVADHGWAGCAAQRGLDAIGYADCNDPALFLGESEGTLQVAVPLDDHVLDPRFYDPMTDYLLDAAGLL